The Pecten maximus chromosome 14, xPecMax1.1, whole genome shotgun sequence genome includes a region encoding these proteins:
- the LOC117342551 gene encoding uncharacterized protein LOC117342551 has translation MNMASRTNKNHVLAVLLICVWCYSDVLASSKPQCDDVSDDNVLNRNVRIVSCCVDCKLELNVCMSGCRKEVQERLLLLPCEMECRAEFTECEVWCRINTPSPV, from the coding sequence gCTTCAAGAACGAACAAGAACCACGTTCTGGCCGTGCTTCTCATCTGTGTGTGGTGCTACTCGGATGTTCTGGCCAGCAGTAAGCCTCAGTGTGACGACGTGAGTGACGATAATGTACTGAACCGTAATGTTCGTATtgtatcatgttgtgttgactgCAAGTTAGAACTGAATGTCTGTATGTCTGGATGTCGGAAGGAAGTACAAGAAAGACTGCTTTTATTACCATGTGAAATGGAATGCCGTGCAGAGTTCACGGAGTGTGAGGTATGGTGTAGAATTAACACGCCCTCACCGGTTTGA